The DNA sequence GTGCGGTTTGCCGCAGCGCTCGACGAAGGCGTGACCGGCGTCATCGGCAGCGTCGTCAGCCTGGTCACGGGGGCCGCCGGCCTGGGCGGCTTCAAGGGCATCGGGCATGATTTCCGGCGCCAGAACCTGATGTATTTTGCTTGCGCGCTGGAAGGCGAAGTGCGCTTCGACCGGCTCGACAACGGTTCGTCAGTCGTGCTTTCCATGCACATGAACCGGGTCGAAGCCGACCCGCGCACCGGGCCCCTGTTGCGCAAGATCCTGTCCGGCGTTGCCGCCCCGCAGGAACGCGGCGAATTCGCGACACTCTGGCAGGACCGGGTGCGGCGCATCCTGATCGACCACGCGGACGACCCGGAGTTGATTCTTCACAATCACGCCTAGCCGCGGGACAATGTCAGAATGCATGCATGACCCTGCCGTGTCCGGGGCATGCAAATTTGCGGGAAGTACCTGAAATGGCTAAAAAGTTTCCCATCCACCCAAAGAATCCCGAACGCATCTGCTGGGGATGCGATAAGTACTGCCCGACCGATTCGCTGGCCTGCGGCAACGGTTCGGAACGTACCCAGCATCCGGCCGAGCTGTTTGGCGACGACTGGGCGGAGTGGGGGCTCGATACCGAGGCGGAGCCGGCCAAGGCGACGGAAAAATAGTCGCGCTTAGGCCGGACGCTGGTACGGCCGCGCATTGACGGGCCGTCCGTCGGCATCGAATTTCATCGCCAGCGCGACCGACTGCAGGCCGATCGTCGCCAGCGCATCGGCCGCATCGTCGGCCTCGCCGCGCAAGTCACTGCCGGGAGCGGCCGGCTTGTCCACCGAGGCCAGCGCTTGGTCGTTGCCTTGCGCATATA is a window from the Noviherbaspirillum sp. UKPF54 genome containing:
- a CDS encoding DUF3079 domain-containing protein translates to MAKKFPIHPKNPERICWGCDKYCPTDSLACGNGSERTQHPAELFGDDWAEWGLDTEAEPAKATEK